The Miscanthus floridulus cultivar M001 chromosome 6, ASM1932011v1, whole genome shotgun sequence genomic interval ataccTGTATCTCTACCCAATCTTTCTACATCTATATAAAGTGAACAACTTTCTTCTTTCTGCCCAATCTTGTCTCTCGCTCTCCCCCATCCGCCCCTCAGTCCTCTTCTTTGCCTCAGTCCGTCGTCGCTCTCTCGCTCACCCTTCTTGCTAGAGTGCTTAGAGTGAGTTATAAAACCACGTATGTTATGTAATAGCCTGCCTGCCCGAGCTATGGCGCATTGTGTGGTGTGTGGCTCGTCTTTCATTTTTCTTAAACTCACAACAGGTTAAGATAATAGCCAACTGTTTGgctatttaagttgagtcaaatTATTTTTAGGTTTTTTTTATATATGATTAATCCTTTATTGCGAACGGGTGTGTGGCTCATTTCACTTTTCGTAAAGTCACAACATGTGTACACCTATTTAAATTGAATCAATCTCCTGTCATTTTCCCCCTATGGGATTACTTCTTAACATTCGGTGTTCGAAAGAACTTGTGCAAAATAAATAAGTAAAAAATCACCCTTTGCTTTGCAAAATTTAGTACATACCTGCATCAAAGCAGAACCGTGTTGATACGGAGAAATGTTTGTGTTCTGACCATGCTGCTGCGCTCTCATGCACAACAGGGGGAAGGGAAGCACTGTGAGTTCGTTTCACCAATCACTAGGGATCGGTGCTTGTGAAAAAATACTGCACAAACTATATCCATAAAGCAAAGGACGGCTGCAACAAGTTGCATTCCAATACAGTGAAAATTTGAAGCAAAAACACGTTTCTGTTTCTTCATGGGTTCAAACCTCAACCGATGTTAATGAATGAAACTCATCTATACAAATTCATCGAATGAAGTGCTTCAGATTCTTCAACAAAACGTAATGATGGCCACACATTAAAATAGTAACACAATTCCTTCATTGTACAAAGTGTATTATTGTAACCACGGTGAACCAAAGTACTGTTGTAACCATATATGATTTTGCCAACACCGTTAATGTTGAAGAACATATACAAATTCTTATACTCTTGTTCACCAGATGAAGTAACAATGAGCGCACAGGTACCATGAATGACAattaaaatggttgatcaaaagGTGATACTTGAAAGCCGATGCCTGCAGTCGAGTAATAACTAAATGCTAGACGAACATACTCCAGGAACGAATTTCATCTTGGTAAGTGTATGCTATGACTCTGGTGCTTTTCCATAGCCTAGCTCTGACATCTCCCAGCTCGTCCGTGGGGCAACCTCCTGGTGTAACCGAGTGTAGTGCTGAGTATAACCAAGACAATTAGTAGCACTGATGTAAGTCAATGAGGCAGACTACAAGTCTAAAGAACTGAGTGTCCGAATTGTATAATAAGCAGATGAGGTCACTTCACCTCCATTTTCTCCAGTAATTCATGGGCAGTTGGCGCTGAAACAATTATATCTCTGCAATCTAGCTTAATAAAACCTTCCATCGCCCCTTTATCAAATAGCATGAGCAACGGGTCGTAGTAACCATCAACATTAAGCAATCCAACCTGCAGTATGACAAGATAAGTTACTTGTTCAGTGCCCATAGGCTACTTGTTTGCAGCCATATACAATAATACTAATACTCACTGGTTTGTCATGAATTCCTAGTTGTGACCATGTTATCATCTCTAACAACTCTTCCATTGTTCCATACCCTCCTGATGTCCAGAAAACCCAGTCATTGTCACGTCAAACAAAATATATGTCACTGTCAGCATGTACTATAGGAGAGAGAAAAAGATGTAAATTGTGTACCAGGAAGAGCAATGAAGGCGTCAGCTTGTCGCGCCATCTCAGCTTTCCTTTCGTGCATATCAGAGACAACCTTTACTTCTCCAACGCTAGCACCAGATATCTAatttgagaagaaaaaaaatcgtTGTTCCAAATGATTACACAGAGTACTGAAAGTAGGCCATAGTTTCAGATCTCTCATATCTCCATTCTTCAGATATGGCTAACACTTCACAGGACATGTATAAAAATGATGTCTAGGACTCCGGGTTCACTTTGGAGCAGGTACCTAGAAAGAGTAGCATATTGGTTTTCCTAGTTGCTTTTGCCGCATTCCAAACTCTTCAGTTTTTGAGTTACATATAGAGTTATAGACAATCATTCGAAACCTATGATCTACTGCCTAATGGAAAATTATGTCTCGCACAGTCGCACTCTTTCCCCGCTCAAGCTGAGATCATGAGATGTCCTATTGGCAAGTTGCACATTCTTATAATTATAAACCCATCCAGTGGTAAATATTAAAATTCCAAGTTGTACAGCCCTAAAATCTAAACTGCTAGGCTGCAACTGCAATTCACCTCCCCTAAATCCTAGTTCCAATTCCTTAGTGGTCACCTATTCACCTATTGCTAACCTCCAGAAGCAAAGGTGAATCAAATGGTGACTTGGAGAGCACTACTGACATAGCACTACATGAGCTACTACATACTAGAGCAAAATCATGTGAAACCAACATCCAGGGCCAAATTCATGGATAGATTTCAAACGAAACACTTGTAACAGAGTACAAAACCAAACGCGAGCCAGATTCTATTTTTTAGCTGAGATTTGTTTTGCAGTTAGTTAAATAATCATTCTCTCTTGTGAACCAATTAGCCGCTAGAGCAGAGTAATACTAGTAGAATTAACAATGATCACGTAACAATCGATACTTCTACGCATgcacaaagaagaagagaacaGACAAAAAGGACAGTTAATATTTAATACACACCTCAAGCGGCATGAGTGCTCTTGGAATCACCCTGCAAACGGATCAAACAGAGCGGCCACACGTTAGATAGATTGCAGAGTTCGAACATGAAGTTTGCCAGTTCTTAAGAACTGAACAGAAGCAGAATTCTCCAGAACGTGCAGGTAAGCAGGTACCCGAGGACACTGCAGCCGCCATCAAGAACCGTCTGCGCGATCAAGCCCATGAGCCCGACGCTGCCGCCGCCGTAGACCAAATCGACCCCCCTCGCCACCTGCAAAGGCGAGAACCCGCGGAATCCCGCCACGGAGCGTGAGCGAGCGAGCAAGCAATCGAGCCAAAGATCAGAAATTTTGAAGCAGCCGGCCGAGCAGCGGGCGCAGCCTTGCCATCGGCGGCGCATTACCAGCTCTTTGCCGAGGTCGAGCGCGGCGTCCCCGTAGACCGCGCGATTGCCGGGGTTGCTGCCGCAGAAGACGCAGATCCTGCCGAACCTGCTCGGCTCTGGCGCGTCCGACGCGGTGTCGCCCATGGCGGAGGAGCGGAGCGGGCAGTGGCGGCGGGACGGAGGCTAAAGAGAGGTGTTCGGCTTTGGCTTCTTTGTCTTCGAGGAGAGGGGACGGGACGGGGGAGCTTCAAATGAAGGCGGCATCAGGGCTTCTCTCCTGACGCGATCGTGCTGTTTAATAATCGCGCAATCAAATTGCCGAGTCAACTCCAGTGGCCCCAGATTGCACCACAGGAGCCCACATGTCAGGGTGCGTTTCTTGCAGATTGGCCCCACAATCTGTACCCTCTCAGTTTGTGTGTTGTGGTGGTGGCATTGCATACGCGTGCACCGTAACCGTCCTTTTCGCAACTAGTAGTTCTTTGCAGTCGATCGCTGTGCAGTTGGCTAGGAGCAAAACTAATAATAtagccggcttgctggctgtaagatttttttttagcttttttttagcccatttatatagtagttagctctttacagttaatacatggcccacttgtctctctcacagacttttttggttcttgtgcccaagccggctgtaagcttacagcccacttctcctctctctcctcccctctcttcttcacctcagcatttagtcgacttacagcctgctattatacttgctctaagcaGAAGATTTCATCGCTCCTTTTCTAGGATGAGAGCCAAATGCCATACTAATACTATGGTACTTATGATATTAGAGCACCTCCATTGGCCCCTCAATCCCCACTGCTGATGAGAAAGATCTATACTTTGAGAGATTTTTTTTATCACTATACTTTGAGAGATTTGAGAGGACCAGCAAATTCCTAATCCAACCCACAACGAGGAAAAAAAAACTTGCTCCTTTAAAATCCATCCTACAACCCCTCAGAGATGTAGTGAAGTTCCTCCTATACGAGATATTTTTTGCGAGTTCCAACTGCCGGCGCCAGGGACAAGGATGAGGACGCGGCGTCAAGATGGTGGCTGTAGGCATCGGCACCGGGGATAGGGAAGAGGACTTCCGTAATCAAGATGCTCCGGTCGCCTTGCCACATCTCTTACTCGTGTCGTTCGCGTGCCACGGCGGAGCAATGTGAGTCTGCACCAATGGCTAGTCATTAGAGTGAGGAGCGCGGTGGGCTACCAGAGGGAGGACGAGATGAGGCCGACGAGCAGCAAGATAGGAAGAGGAGCGATGGCAAAACAGAGACATTGGGTAGAGGAAAGGCGACAGGTGGAGTAGATGCAATACGATGCTCGGAGTCaggagagaaagaaagaggtgggagagagaaaaataaaagagatgattatattgcatGATAAATAGACCCCCACATGTCAGATGAGGTATTGAGGTGAGGTTTTCTCATTCTTTTGGAGACTAGGCCTTTCAAACGCCAAAAAAAAGATTTGTAGCTCCCCAATAACTAGTTTTGGGCTTGAGATTTTCTCCTACCGCAAGAGGTGCTCGGTATATACTCTTGGTACACTAACAACTGTGTTCAGATGATCGGATCAAATGCGTAGGTGAGCAAGGTCAGACATATTTCGTTCTAAGAGTAACTCCAAGAACCTCTTAATATCCTTTATCATtcataggaatagagattttggtaaaaACATGTTCTTCAACGGCTTCTTTATTTAGATCTCCATATATTAACATCAGGCGTGTTTGGGACCGTGGCGTGGTGACCTGCGTTAGTGGTATCGTGACCTCGGCCTCCATCCCTCAGCACGGAAAACACCAGTGCAATTTCAATCTCGCGTATGTGTGTCATGCCACGGTAGATCGCGAGCCACTTAGATTTCTCGCTAGCTAAAGATAGAGATTGAAATTAGTTTTCTGGAGTGTTCACAAGATATAAAAAAAATGTTGAATGGTAAAAAGATATAGAGACTGATTTTACTCAAATAACACTCCAAAGATGATTTAGAAAGTTTAACAAACACTTTTGGTGATGCTCCAAATTTGCCACCGTAAATTCTCAGCTTCCTcccttcaaaaataaataaattctcAGCTTCCTCACCTGCTTATATCGCGGTCCTATGGGAAACAAAATCGCAATCACCCTTTTTTTGTGTGTGAATCGCAATCCCTTTGCTGTTGACCTTACCATCGCAACAGCTCAAACGAGCTTATGTTGTCAGGTAGGACCATAGGAGTGATATAACATCATGGTTTCGTCAGCAGCAGCCACCAAGTCGAACCCCAAGACTCGGACCAGCAGGCAGTACACCGATCCGATGCAGTTCTTCAGCAAACCTGAATACCTGATGCACGCCTGCAGCTGCCTCGAAGCTATGCTGTGCTGACCGCAACAACTCCTGGCAGACTCTCTTGCGTGTTTCTCGACCTCTTCTGCCCCTCCCGAGTCCCGACACCGGCAGCTTATCCAAATACTGAAACGTGGTCTAACAGCCTGCTGCACAAGATCTAGCAAACATTCCAAGAATTCATTACCATGCCATCCCAACACTCTGGTTGATAGATGTTGGCAGGACAGGTCTGGGGCGACGACACCATGCCGGGCGGTCGCCGCCCGACGCAAACGCCACCGGCACCGGGGAAAGCTCGGCGaacctgctgctgccgctgcccgAGACGACACGTACTGACGCCGACTAGCTTGTTTTTGTATAGTAGTGCAAGAGAGTCTTTCTGGTGTGGAATCAAACTGTGGATAGGGGACGGGCGGCACGGCCGGCAGAAGACTCGCGTCCGATTAAACATACCGCGAATGGCCTGAGTTAGGGAAGCCACCGGGGCTTTGTTTAGTCCCTTGGGTTCACCGTGGTTGGAGATGCTGCGAGCACATGGAGCACACTCATCTTCCAAATCCGAACACTTTATGGGATCCAAGTCCAGGTGGTTGTTGGGTAAGAAATTACTCGAACATCAAAGTTTAAACACAAAGCAAAGTTGTATCTATTTCATGATCGTACTATACACGTTAGAGAGGGTATTGATAGGAGTCCTAACATTCGTAATTTATATAAAATAACTATTTTACCTCAACTCCAATAGTTACAACCATTTCCAACAACTATAGGGGTGAAGCGATCTTTTTCCCCTTTTGAGTCTTTATTCTTCGACTTTTGCACATTAACTTTATTGATGTCTTCGTTTTCTAGACTTAGTCAATTTCTACTTTGATTTTCTTGTTCTCCTAGAATGTTAGACGAAGTCAAACTCTTGTTTTCGTCTAAtcttgctttcttcttttctccagcGAAGACGAGATCTCTTCAGCGAAGACGAAATCTTTCTGACGAAGTTAAattttcgcttttgcttttcttcttTTCCCTATAAATAATTTTTTGTTATAAAAATCATAATTTCAACTCCAAAGTTTCAGGGGCTATTTTTCTTGGCGAAGTTAAATCCCCAGCCGTGCTCTCCAAACGCTATGTACAGGTACCATTACAGTATTAACCATGGGAGATCCTCAAGGATTCTGCGGTGGAGCTGCAGACATGTGTCGCCATCTGCCGACACCCAGATAATCTGCACAagagtaaggatggcaacggggacccgatacccgatacccgacgggtatttgatccattaggggacggggatgggatcatatctttacccgcgggtatctaaatgggcaagaatccatacccgacgggtatagtgggtacgggaacgttccctgtttacccgtccccgttacccgttggggaacccgactatttgagctgtcatgcgagtattaggcccaaagaaactCAACATAGATATTTgggtccaaatctgaacagtcatatatataatttgtgtgttctaggaaccatcgttcaatttttcctcacaatctccgccagcagcacaagcatgcctgtctcacgagcgctcgtgcccctcgcttcctcagttcggtctctctgccacatttgctcgtcctcctcgcaacctcgctccttctcctcggcatctctgagactccgacacttatacccgggtgaagaagaaacgtctccgattgcaaagctgcgaccccaagtgtccttgtttatcgggtatgtagtacccgtcgggtatctgttacccgaccgatacccgacgggtacggggatgggcaagaatctatacccgagacagttaatggggatggggacgggataaattctccgtagcgggaaagagaacgttccggcgatacccgacgggtatatacccgttgccatccttacacAAGAGGGCGGCctacagtgagagagagagagagagagagagagagagagagagagagagagggcggcCTACAGTTGCTCAAGGAGTCAAGGTAAACTGATGATAGCAAACTGGGGGTGGATCAAAGAATACCAGATTATAGTAAATAAATAGGTGCTCATTTCTCTTTCTCTTCCTGCAGCCTGCTTAGTGATTGCAACCACTCTGCAAAATCTCCTTCCCAGATTTCTTACCGTATTTTCTATGACACCCAACAGATTGGATCCTCTAGCTATGCTTTATAAAAGCATATAAACTCTGGCACGCATCATGCTTTCTGAAGCATAAATTCTGCCACCAGCTGGTTGCAGTTAAACAAGTCAACGATTcacgtttcgctgaaatttggcttatgctgatactTATGCTGAAATATTATAAAGGAAAACaccgttcgttcgctgaaaaatactgttgaagTAGTGCTGCAGAAAGGGCATATATTTTTTTTAGCTTAAACGTGGGCTCTACGGCCTGATATTACAGATGGCTCAGCTGAATCCCGAGCTACTGCAGCATTTATAATGTTTGGGAGGGTGTCCGTCCAGACATGCAATTGTCCCGGATAAAGCAATCTCTCATGTGCAACCGAATTACAAGCACGTGGTACATGTATAAAATTTCAAACAATAAAACGATCATATAGCAGCTCCCGTATTGCCTTGAAGAGCACACACGGGCTGAGATCCATTGACGTGGTTCGAATTGCATTCTCCAGCTGACATGAGAATCCATCTCAAGCACAATGTGAGATATCTCGTGTTGCTTTAGCCAACTCCAGGGCCTTCATGCATGCTATAGTCTCTGCCATTAAGGCATCATGTATTCGTCCTTCGTTACCAGCTCCGACCAGCACACATTCCCCAGTATAATCGTGAATAATGAACCCCCAAGCACCCACCTTCTATTTTGGACAGAACCCAACATCGAAGTTGATTTTCAACCAATCCATCAATGGTGCTCTCTAATCTCCATAGCTCTCTAGTGTTCAGATTGGGCACAGCTCTGGACTGCTCATTCTTCATCTGATCTCCTGCCATTCTGAGGACTCCACTAGTCACCGCCTTGCACGGCAGCAGCAACTCCCCAGCATTCACCTTATTCCGCATGTCCCACCACTTTGGTGCTCAGTTCCAGTTTGAAGTTCAGAATCTCTCTGACATACCCCTTTGAGTTCTCTTTTGCTAACAATCTCACTCGGATCTCTTCATATTCATCTCCCTCCAACACTGACGGACACCTTTGCATTTCAGGAAGCAGTGATTATCATCCTCATCAAATCTCATGCAGACCGGACACCTTGTGTCTAGATCAATGTTGCGTCGCTTGATACTCATCTTCAATGGGGCAGGCTGTTGTGTGCAACCCTCTAGACAAATTACTTCACTTTCGGTGGACAAGAAATCTTCCAAATTCTCTTCCAAACCATGTCATCTGCAAGACTGCAATATCGTTCTGTGTATTGGACCCCTTCCCTTGTTGGCGCTGCTTCATCCTTTGAGCTTCATCATCAAGTACATGGTACGCCAATTTCACGAAGAAACCCATTGGAATCAAAATGCcatgcaatagtatcctccatcccCATCCGAATAGGAATGCCAAGAATATTTGCCACATCTTCCGAGAACACCTCCCTTTTATGTAACTGGAATTATTAGCTCCGAGATTTTTGTTAAGAGTACTGCACCACTTGGCGTTCTAGGTCGTCTCAGGACTCCTGTTGATATCCAGAGGTCATCCCATATTGATCAGGCTACCATCTCCCACCCTCCAAATGAGATCCTGCTCTAGTGCTCTCACTCCTCTGATAATGTTGCGCCATGTGTAAGAGATACCTGGCTTTTCCATCACCCCAAAGAGGTCCCCTTCAGGCCAGCACCCTATAGAGTacccctccatttcaaattgtggacattttggcttttctagatacattaattTTACTATATATCTGGACATAAGTATAtatttagatgcatagcaaaatctatgtatcAAGAAATATCAAAACGTGTTATAATTAATTTGGAATGGTGTAATGGACTAATAGTGTGTTTGGCTTGAGTAATCACTCCATCCTAGATAAGGTAGGGCATCATGAGTCAATTCCTCAAATTTGGTGAAATGACTCCATTCCTTGTACTAGTACTATTTATTAGCTTGTGAGAAATGAGGTGATGATGCATCAACCTATTCCATTCCACGAACCAACAAAAAGTAAAGAATGAGTAAATGATGGACTAGCttgttcctcaaaccaaacaccctataAATTGCTCACAATTTATGTTACTTTGATCAGAATATTGTTGAATAAGTTTGGACAAAGGAATGCATAACCCACATTTTTCAAAATATACATATTTTTCCCTAAAAAGAAACTTTGAATCTGCAAGGCCTCGCATGATTCATTTTATCAAACAGCAGACAAGCAAGGAACTTTGCATCACCTACGATGTCTAAAATAGTCAATTTCGTTGTGCTGATCCAACAGACCACCACAGGTAGGAGCAGTTCGGCATTGGTACAACATAAACGTGGATGGTACCAAAATGAGCAACGAGGCATTGAAATCAGACATGCATACAAGTCGATATGCCTAACGTATAGTATTATGGAAATAAACAGGACTAGGTTTTAAAACAAGGCAACAGGCCGGTCATCATTCTTCTTGTCCAAACTTTTTCTAGCGCCTCGACCTTTCAGAGTCAAACTGTTCAACCTCTTAGAAGTAACTGAAACCTCTGATCCAGCAGTGCTTTGAACATCTACCGAAGATAACGCTGTCCTGCTAATGTGGGGCAGATCAGAAGATCGTTGCCTTTGAAGCGGTAACTTATGTGCGCTAGAACCATTCAACCTTGCTTTTGCTGATTTAGTCCAGTTCATGTAGTTCGGCCCACCTCCATGACCATAATCAGATCTTCTGTCTGATGTTAGGAAACTGGTGCCAGACACCGGAGTGACAGAGGAAGTTGAAGGAGAGCTGGCATCACACACAAAATCTGATGAAGAAGCTGAGATTGTGGAAGGAGGCCTAGCTGCCACCCTTGTTGTCATATTGTTTCTTCTGATTTTGACTGAGCTTGCATCTGAAAGTTTTGAGCTGACTGCATTCATCTCCTCAATGCTTTCTGAACACCGCGGATTGTTGGAGTATTCAGTGTGGGTTTGCTCCATAAGGCGGCTCTCCCAAGGTTTCGTTGCCATCGACCCATCCAAATAGCACCAATTATGATTGCTTCTGCTAGTCCCACGATTCCTGAGAGAAACAGCAGGAGAGCTAGGTCTGCCACATTGGCTTGAACTTCGCTGTGAAAACAAAAGTTAGCATATATGTATGAAGAAAAACAGTAAGTTTTTTCTGTTCCCAGATCATTGCTGCAAGATGAATTTATACCTGGTGGGAAAGAGCATAAGCAATTGCTCTTTCTCTCTTTACCGCACCCTCATGCCTCATTTGTATCTTTGATCTCAAGTCATCCACAGTACCTTGACTATCACACCATCCTGTCTGCAATTTGAAGCATGTCATCCAAACGTGCAGACATCGTCATCTTAGATGTTTAAAACTAGACAACTGTGCAGACCAATTGTCCTACAGAACACTCTGCAGCTAACTAAAAATTTGTTTGGACATCAAACATGACATAAACAACATCGCAGGGATACATTATTGGTGGCATCATCAGACGCAGGCTTACCAATCAATGACACTACCAAGATTAATTCAAACATACATGGTCAATACCAAACAATATATTAATTCATGATC includes:
- the LOC136456441 gene encoding protein IQ-DOMAIN 6-like, producing the protein MGASGKWIRTLVGLRPAAERERPGAVGKGRKWSRLWRSSSSQRGSSAPPSEAPSEAEASSTADALSSSVVAAVVRAQPRDFRVIRQEWAAVRIQSAFRAFLARRALRALRGIVRLQALVRGRRVRKQLAVTLKCMNALVRVQERARDRRFRISAYGRHSQDILDDRSGHADPVKEVETGWCDSQGTVDDLRSKIQMRHEGAVKRERAIAYALSHQRSSSQCGRPSSPAVSLRNRGTSRSNHNWCYLDGSMATKPWESRLMEQTHTEYSNNPRCSESIEEMNAVSSKLSDASSVKIRRNNMTTRVAARPPSTISASSSDFVCDASSPSTSSVTPVSGTSFLTSDRRSDYGHGGGPNYMNWTKSAKARLNGSSAHKLPLQRQRSSDLPHISRTALSSVDVQSTAGSEVSVTSKRLNSLTLKGRGARKSLDKKNDDRPVALF